One genomic segment of Chelonia mydas isolate rCheMyd1 chromosome 1, rCheMyd1.pri.v2, whole genome shotgun sequence includes these proteins:
- the LOC102944559 gene encoding olfactory receptor 51G2 — protein MSAVNDTKFNSAMFLLSGIPGQEDVHLWISIPFCLMYVISVVGNSVILFIIKTDPSLHEPMYIFLSMLAVTDLALSISTMPTTLGIVLFNSREISLNVCFAQLFFIHLLECIDSSVLLLMAFDRFIAIRDPLRYASILTLPRIGKMGLVCVLRGVAVILPLPILLQRLQYCQSNVLSHCYCINQDVMKMACSDIRVNSIYGLSVALLTVGLDSLLIFLSYVMILTTVLSITSHAECLRALNTCISHLCAVLLFYTPMIGLSVVHRFGEGSSPVLQILLGYIYLLVPPLMNPIVYSVKSKHLRARIIRVFVK, from the coding sequence atgtcagctgtcaatgaCACCAAATTCAACTCTGCCATGTTCCTTCTCTCTGGGATACCTGGTCAAGAAGATGTCCATCTCTggatctctatccccttctgcttAATGTATGTTATTTCCGTagtaggaaattcagtcattctgttcattataaaaacagatccaagcctccacgagcccatgtacattttcctttccatgttggccgTCACAGACCTTGCCTTATCGATATCCACCATGCCGACGACACTGGGTATAGTCTTGTTTAACTCTAGAGAGATCAGCCTCAATGTCTGTTTTGCCCAGTTGTTCTTCATCCACTTGCTTGAATGCATTGATTCCTCTGTGCTCTTGTTGATGGCCTTTGACCGCTTCATCGCGATCCGTGACCCGCTGAGATATGCTTCTATCTTAACCCTGCCAAGAATAGGCAAGATGGGACTAGTGTGTGTGCTAAGAGGGGTGGCTGTAATACTCCCACTCCCTATTCTCCTTCAACGGTTGCAATATTGTCAATCCAATGTCCTCTCCCATTGCTATTGCATAAACCAGGACGTCATGAAGATGGCTTGTTCGGATATCAGAGTGAACAGCATCTATGGCTTGTCTGTTGCACTCTTGACGGTGGGTCTGGACTCGCTGCTCATCTTTctctcttatgtgatgatcctcACAACAGTGCTGAGCATCACATCCCACGCAGAATGTCTTAGGGCCCTGAACACCTGCATCTCCCACCTCTGCGCCGTCCTGCTCTTCTACACGCCAATGATCGGCCTGTCTGTGGTACACAGATTCGGCGAGGGCTCTTCTCCCGTGCTTCAGATTCTCCTGGGCTATATCTACCTGCTCGTCCCACCCCTGATGAACCCAATTGTGTACAGCGTGAAAAGCAAACACCTTCGTGCAAGGATAATCAGGGTGTTCGTCAAGTGA